The following coding sequences are from one Nicotiana tomentosiformis chromosome 3, ASM39032v3, whole genome shotgun sequence window:
- the LOC104100380 gene encoding uncharacterized protein isoform X1, with product MFNVDITYFEDLFDPFHTYLVSVAQVKESSYLYGNPLNKFTWTIDRSTIVEPIEKVTPPEDPLPLSTRLTITAFDTFEYQPKESKFDVLAIMINGGPSTYTANGRRIQEFIIMDKKAKTIEPMLNAYKYGGSL from the exons ATGTTCAATGTTGATATAACGTATTTTGAAGATCTATTTGATCCTTTCCACACCTACTTGGTGTCAGTTGCACAAGTGAAGGAGTCATCTTATTTATATGGAAATCCACTTAACAAATTCACTTGGACAATTGATAGAAGCACTATTGTTGAGCCAATTGAAAAGGTCACTCCTCCTGAGGATCCATTACCTCTGTCAACGCGACTAACTATCACTGCGTTTGACACTTTCGAGTATCAACCCAAAGAATCTAAATTTG ATGTCCTTGCTATTATGATTAATGGCGGCCCTTCAACATATACTGCAAATGGAagaagaattcaagaatttatcaTTATGGATAAGAA GGCCAAAACAATTGAACCAATGCTTAATGCGTACAAGTATGGTGGTTCCCTTTGA
- the LOC104100380 gene encoding uncharacterized protein isoform X2 gives MFNVDITYFEDLFDPFHTYLVSVAQVKESSYLYGNPLNKFTWTIDRSTIVEPIEKVTPPEDPLPLSTRLTITAFDTFEYQPKESKFDVLAIMINGGPSTYTANGRRIQEFIIMDKKKKNNKIH, from the exons ATGTTCAATGTTGATATAACGTATTTTGAAGATCTATTTGATCCTTTCCACACCTACTTGGTGTCAGTTGCACAAGTGAAGGAGTCATCTTATTTATATGGAAATCCACTTAACAAATTCACTTGGACAATTGATAGAAGCACTATTGTTGAGCCAATTGAAAAGGTCACTCCTCCTGAGGATCCATTACCTCTGTCAACGCGACTAACTATCACTGCGTTTGACACTTTCGAGTATCAACCCAAAGAATCTAAATTTG ATGTCCTTGCTATTATGATTAATGGCGGCCCTTCAACATATACTGCAAATGGAagaagaattcaagaatttatcaTTATGGATAAGAA GAAAAAAAACAACAAAATTCATTGA